Within Bacillus sp. E(2018), the genomic segment ATTAAAGGCGAAGATTGACACTTGCGTATCATAAGAGCGATAACCTGATTGAGCCAGCAGCTCGAGACCTTCCTCTTCAGCTGCCTTAAACAACACTTCTAGGGAAAGTGCAGCTTCTTTTCTAAGTTTTTTCTTAGGCAGATCCTCTTTAAACGGGAACGGAACATTAGGTGTAACTAAATCTTTCGGTTCATAGTCACCTGGTAGATTTCTTTCCTTGTTCGCAACAATTAAAAGATCGTCTAAATTCTGTACGACCGCTTTTCCGTCACCAGATGCTGTTACCGTCTCTTCTAGCCACGGCAGATCAGCCTCCTTTGAAGGTTGTTCAACAGGAGTTTCATTTTTGTTTTCATCATTTGGTTTTGGTGTAGTCTGCTCGTTCGAAATCTGATTTTCGTTCTCTTCAGAGCTCTCTTCATTAAAGGCAGCATTCCATTTCTTTTCTGCCCAGTCAACTGGCTTACATGCTGAAAGGACAACCATGCTGCCGATCAACATTGATGGTAATACATATTTCTTCAAAGCATTCTCATCCTTTTATTCAGTTTGTCTGTACGTGTATGCTATCTTATAATAAAATAATTTGCAAATAAGTCAATCCTTAAAACACATGTTCAAAATTTCGAAAAATTATAGTAAAAAATAGGGACATTGTTGAATGAAGATTCAAATAAACGTTTTTGTAGACCTTGCATGAAAAACTCTGATTTTTTTTTGCTCATTTTACGGTACGTGTTTTTAATTTTATTGCGCGATCACCTGAAGGCAATACACACGCCATACAAAACAGCATTAAGAAAGACAGCTCTATTTGGAGAAGAACTGTCTTTTCATACGGATATATTTCGTTCATTAACCTACATCGTTTATAGAATCTTTTCCATGTTGTAAGAGGAACATCTTGTGATACAACCCTCTCTGTCTTAATAGTTCTTGGTGTGTGCCTCTTTCGACGATCTC encodes:
- a CDS encoding M15 family metallopeptidase, encoding MKKYVLPSMLIGSMVVLSACKPVDWAEKKWNAAFNEESSEENENQISNEQTTPKPNDENKNETPVEQPSKEADLPWLEETVTASGDGKAVVQNLDDLLIVANKERNLPGDYEPKDLVTPNVPFPFKEDLPKKKLRKEAALSLEVLFKAAEEEGLELLAQSGYRSYDTQVSIFAFNAEQKGEEVANKTSSRPGQSEHQTGLSMDVTSQEVNFELVEAFGETKEGKWLAENAHKYGFIIRYLKGKEEITGYQYEPWHLRYVGVDHAKKIHEQGITLEEYLQKP